The genomic stretch ATAGAAACATAATAACCAATTCTAAATACCTATAtatagatcataaacaaatagagaacatttttagaaaaaaatggtactagttttatatttttctgatttgaaataatttatttatgaatttttagatagCAAATCAGATGTTTATTATTATTAGAAAATAGGAAACCACCACTAAAACCAGCCAGATGGCCAAATTTGTCCGGTTTCGCTAGTTGGAGGGTGTGTGTCACGTAGTTTCATAGTTCAAGGTTGAAAATGAGACTACCGTGCAAGTTTGAGGGTGAAAAATAGACTTTACCCTTACTTTTACTTTAGAAGAGTGACCAGAAAGAATTTGTGTTTTTTTTAATCTGTGCCACAAGCAACCAAGTTCATGTACCCATAAGTCATTGTGGGCAAGTGTTTGGAAAATTTTCTTGCACTAGAATTTGCTTCAAGAACAAGTAAAAACTTACATTGATTTTATAAAGCAACACAACAAGTACAAAGAGTTCAACACAGTGCACAACACACACACTGGGCTGGGGAGACCAACTAACCATACAGGGAAAAAAAGAACAAGAAATCACGACTAAAAAAACTTTATCCAGCAACCCAGCTGCAGACTTTCGCCAAGTCAAAAAAGTACCTCCACTTCTAGGTCCTTAGTTTGCTTCCAGAAGTCCTCCAACCATTTCCTAATAGTCTTGATCTTGTCTTCTTAAAGAGAATTCGCCACTTCAGCAGGAAGGTGAAAAATTATGTAAAGAACTTCGTTAGATGATCTGAGGAAGTTCTGTTCAATCCCCATTTCATTTCTCACATGCCACAAGCAACCAAGTTCATATACCCATAAGTCATTGTGGGCAAGTGTTTGGAAAATTTCCTTGCACTAGAATTTGCTTCAAGAACAAGTAAACAACTTAAATTGATTTTATAAAGCAACACAACAAGTACAAAGAGTTCAACACATTGCACAGCGCACACGCTGGGCTGGGGAGACCAACTAACCATacagggaaaaaaaaagaaaaagaaaccacgACTAAAAAAACTTTATCCAGCAACCCAGCTGCAGACTTTCGCCAAGTCAAAAAAGTACCTCCACTTCTAGGTCCTTAGTTTGCTTCCAGAAGTTCTCCAACCATTTCCTCATAGTCTTGATCTTGTCTTCTTAAAGAGAATTCACCACTTCAGCAGGAAGGTGAAAAATTATGTAAAGAACTTCGTTAGATGATCTGGGTAAGTTCTGTTCAATCCCCATTTCATTTCTCACATGCCACAAGCAACCAAGTTCATATACCCATAAGTCATTGTGGGCAAGTGTTTGGAAAATTTCCTTGCACTAGAATTTGCTTCAAGAACAAGTAAACAACTTACATTGATTTTATAAAGCAACACAACAAGTACAAAGAGTTCAACACAGTGCACAAAATTTTGTAAAGAACTCCGTTAGATCTGGGGAAGTTCTGTTCAGTCCCCATTTCGTTTCTCACATGTCACATGCCAAAGATCCTAAAGAATACCCGAAAACATTAACAACTTTATGTGATAATCCTTGCACTCCAAGGGTATCCAGTTTTCGAGCACATCTTGAATGCTTCCTGCAGATCTATCCCAGCCCAGCTCTTCTTTAAAGCATGCTCAAATTACTTTTGCCACATGGCAATGAAAGAAGATATGATCATAGGTTTCATTCACCCCACATAGACAGCAGTTTTTGTTACTTTCCCCCTTTTTCTCCTTGAAATCCATTCCCATTTATATTCTATCTTGTATTACTAACCACATAAACCCCCTTACCTTCGTTGGCATTTTATTTTTCCACATCTTAACCATTCTCCTGTTAACACCGCTCTGAAAGTCAACTTCCAGTAAATAGATCTTGTGGTTTACTGACCTGACTTCTCTAAAAGCCAAAGGAACTTATCCTCTCCTTAATTAAGCTCAAAGTTATCGAACTGACCCATTAATCTCTCTCATCCATTCATTTCATTCCTCCAACTCCTCTTCTGAAATGTAAATTCCAGCCATCACTTCCCAGTAATCATCGACCAAACATTATTTGTCTTCACAAATACTGTAGAGAGTCGGAAATTCTAATTTCATAGGTATGTCACCTGCCCAAACATCCTCCAAAAAGAGAGTATTTTTCCCATGATTCATTTCAGCTCTGCAGTCCCATTTCAGAATACTGCTGGTTCTTAGAATACTCTTCTAAAACCCTCCCCCTCCCTATACTGAGCAAAAGGACTTATTCTTCAAGTAGTTCTTTTTCAATAGGTTATAGCAAAGATTGTCTTTGTTGGCTCTGAGCATTCTCAATGGCCATTTGCCGAATAAAGCCGTATTCATTTATCTTGTATTGTATCCATGATCCCCATACCCCCAAAGTCCTTGGGGAGGCATAGGTTCTCCCATTTCATCATATGGTATTTAAACTTATCGTCTGCACCCTGCCAGAAAAACTTTGCTCTGATGGTGTCCATTTGTTGGTGAATGACTTTGTTTATTCTGTACATCCCCATTGGATAGATTGGTAAACTGCTCAGCCTATAGAGAACACTGATGTTCAATTAATCAATTCAAATGGACTCTTGTGTATAATGTGTCTTTTAAACATGCTTTGGCATTCTAATCATACCTGTTTTCATGTTCATAGATTTGGCATCTGAATATTGCTGTTGCTGCCAACTTAACTATTACCTAATTTGCACAAAATGCAGGTTGAAGAGACAAGAGTGGGCAAAATTTGCTGAATCAGCTCAGGATATATTGCAAAAGATGGATGAAATGACCAACAATGAAGTTGGTCCCAAGGAACCACCTGAACAAATAATTCTAGATGAGGAGTCTGAACCTCCAGTCGAGAAAGCAAGGGAAAAGATTGTCATTTCAATTCAGGACAAGGATGGGCATCAACAGATGCGTGTATACAAggttatattattttttttggcATGGACTAGCATTGCTGCTGTTAATACTCATATATACAACCTCCCTCCCCAAAAAAGAATGTCATCCTAGGTTTGGATTAAGTCACTTTTTTAAATTTGATCACGTTTATAGAAAATAGTACCAATATTTGTACACCAAAGAGGtctattattttattgataCTTTATTACAGATCATaaatattagttttttttgTATATAACCGGTCAAAGTAAAGACAGATTGACTCGTAAACATTCTTTTCTGGGACAGGAGTATATAACTTTGAATACTAATTACAGGGGCACATTCAACTTTGGTTTGATAATTCAGGCTTTCCAATAGTCCAATGTATGGTCACATAATTTGATGTACTCTGGATTTTAATTAATGCTCATTCAATTTCATCGAAGTATCGAACTAATGTAGTAGTTACGAGCCTACTTCTCCTTGGGTTTCTGAAGCTTGACTCCAAGAGTAGTGTGAAATGTGTATGGGCCTGATTATTATTTTTCGCATTAGAAATTAGAATTTTTGACTTCTAGTTGACATGAAGCCCTGAGCTAACCTTGTGTTTATTATATAACTGTTACAGGACGAGAAGTTTGACAAGCTTCTCAAGGTGTACGCCAACAAGGCAAAGCTGAATCCGTCAGATCTGTCTTTTGTGTTTGACGGTGAGAAGATTAACCCATCATCTACACCTCAGGACCTTGACCTTGAGGATGAGGATATGATTGAGGTGCGCCGTAAGCGGAGTTGAGGCCATCCACGACTTATGCAGTTTTAGACAAAGTCAGCCCTTTTGCTGTCTTCTTTTGCTTCCAAAGGCTTATTTGTCTATAGTCTATATAGCAAAGACATGTTAGGTCATCTTGATATATGCAGTTTTAGACAAACTCAGCCGTTTTGCTATCTTCTTTTGCTTCCAAAGGCTTATTTGTCTATATAGCAAAGACATGTGAGGTCATCTTGATATATGCAGTTTTAGACAAACTCGGCCCTTTtgctctcttcttttgcttccaaAGATTATTTGTCTATATAGCAAAGACACAAGGTAATTCGTGTGCAGTATCAGGAACCGCAGGTTCCCGTCGTCCTGTTCTTTGCTTGGGTATTGCTGATATCAAGTTTTGC from Sorghum bicolor cultivar BTx623 chromosome 3, Sorghum_bicolor_NCBIv3, whole genome shotgun sequence encodes the following:
- the LOC8082229 gene encoding uncharacterized protein LOC8082229 — translated: MTTTGEVDSAAGGEDLEPLFDYKRVQPRMTFSFDDSDLEAADIFKHCNKRPRVQATTEEVETKPDEAAATTKVVLLDEEDWLKPPPPKAAFRASAEEDSTFRELRLKRQEWAKFAESAQDILQKMDEMTNNEVGPKEPPEQIILDEESEPPVEKAREKIVISIQDKDGHQQMRVYKDEKFDKLLKVYANKAKLNPSDLSFVFDGEKINPSSTPQDLDLEDEDMIEVRRKRS